The following proteins come from a genomic window of Botrytis cinerea B05.10 chromosome 14, complete sequence:
- the Bcnfu1 gene encoding Bcnfu1: MASKRIVQDAKTLLSKSRPGKSSFAICPRSSQRYVHQSARLPAMTASSSRTRPTLQPLHQPSTMLKPTAIGGVRSIFIQTEDTPNPDALKFLPNHPIIPQDVNSPFIEYLNPRSTLAPPYPSPLAASLMNIDGVKSVFYGANFITVTKVEDANWAHIKPEVFSLITEAVTSGAQIVNITERTGASGEPEEEDSLAYNEDDPEVVGMIKELLETRIRPAIQEDGGDIDYRGFEDGLVKLKLRGACRTCDSSTVTLKNGIEGMLMHYIEEVKGVVQVLDEEEEIALAEFAKFEEKLKQQKGPDAVASSSLDSIPG; encoded by the exons ATGGcatcaaaaagaattgttcAGGATGCAAAGACATTGCTATCCAAATCTCGACCGGGGAAATCATCATTTGCCATCTGTCCGAGAAGCTCGCAGAGATATGTACACCAAAGTGCAAGACTACCAGCTATGACGGCTTCCAGTTCAAGGACGAGACCGACTCTGCAACCGctccatcaaccatcaaccatGCTGAAGCCTACTGCGATTGGCGGCGTTCGCAGCATCTTTATCCAAACAGAGGACACTCCAAATCCGGATGCACTGAAGTTCCTTCCAAATCACCCAATCATACCACAAGACGTCAATTCGCCTTTCATAGAATACCTCAACCCCAGATCCACGCTTGCGCCACCATACCCATCCCCGCTCGCCGCATCATTGATGAATATCGACGGGGTCAAGTCCGTTTTCTATGGCGCGAATTTCATTACAGTCACCAAGGTAGAGGATGCGAATTGGGCGCATATTAAACCAGAAGTTTTCAGTCTCATTACGGAAGCAGTGACTTCCGGTGCACAAATTGTTAATATCACGGAGAGGACCGGCGCAAGTGGCgaaccagaagaagaagacagtCTAGCATACAACGAGGATGATCCGGAGGTTGTCGGAATGATTAAGGAATTGCTTGAAACTCGCATCCGGCCCGCAATTCAGGAAGATGGCGGAGACATTGACTATCGCGGGTTCGAGGACGGCTTGGTCAAATTGAAGCTCCGAGGTGCATGCCGAACTTGCGACTCAAGTACAGTTACGTTGAAGAATGGTATTGAGGGAATGCTTATGCATTAT ATTGAAGAAGTGAAAGGAGTTGTGCAAGTattggatgaggaagaagaaatagcTCTCGCGGAATTTGCAAAGTTTGAGGAGAAGTTGAAGCAACAAAAAGGTCCTGATGCAGTTGCATCAAGTAGCTTAGATTCTATTCCAGGTTGA